Within the Pseudonocardia alni genome, the region GAACGCGTTCTTCGTCGCCGCGGAGTTCGCGCTGATCTCGGCTCGCAAGGACCGCCTGGAGGCCATGGCCGACGACGGGTCCGCCGGGGCGCGGCGGGTGCTCGACGCCTCGCACGACCTGTCCCGGATGCTCGCTGCCTCCCAGCTGGGCATCACCATCGCCTCGCTGCTGCTCGGCCGGCTCGGCGAGCCCGCCGTCGCGCACCTCATCGACGGGCCGCTGGCCGCCGTCGGGGTGCCGGAGGCGTTCGCCTACCCGGTCGCGTTCGCGGTGTCGCTGATGATCGTGGTCGTCGCGCACATGATGCTCGGCGAGATGGTGCCGAAGAACATCTCGATCGCGGGCCCCGAACGCGCGGCGATCCTGCTGGTCCCGCCGTTCCTGGTGTGGACCCGGGTCACCCGCCCGTTCATCGACCTGTTCAACGCGATGGCCAACGGCACCCTGCGCCTGGTCGGGGTGACCCCGCGCGACGAGCTGGAGACCGCGTTCACCACCGGTGAGCTCGCCGAGATGCTGGGCGACTCGCGCCGGGAGGGCCTGCTCGACGACTCCGAGAGCTCCCGGATCGAGCGGACCCTCTCCTCCGCGGAGGCGACCGTCTCCGACGTCGTCGTGGCCCTGGAGGACCTGGTCTGCCTCGACGCGGGCCCCGGCGGGTCGACGACGGTCTCCGCGCTCACCGAGGCCGTGGAGCGGACCGGGTACTCCCGCTTCCCGATCCGCGGCGCCCAGGGCAGGCTCACCGGGTACCTGCACGTCAAGGACGTGCTGGACCTCGCCGACTCCGAGTCGGCGACGATCCCGCCGCAGCGGGTCCGCAGCCTGCCCTCGGTCCCGGCCTCGGCCCGCCTGGACGAGGCGCTGGCGACGCTGCGGGCGGCCCGGGCACACCTGGCCCGCGCCGTCGACGAGCGCGACACCACCGTCGGCGTGGTCACCATGGAGGACCTCACCGAGGCGTTCGTCGGCAGCGTCCGCGACGCCACCCACGCCCCCGGCACCCCGGCCTGACCCGGGCGGGTCGTACCGTCGGACACCGTGCCGACCCCGTCCGCGCCCACCACCGCCGTGCCCGTCCTCGACGGCGCCGCGTGGCGGGCGCGGGCGGCGGCGCACCGGGAGCGGGTCGCGGTGTGGACCGTGCCGCACCGCGAGCGACGCCGGCGCGGCGAGCCGCACCCGGTGTGGGACTTCCTGTTCACCTACTACTCCCACCGCCCCGCCCAGCTGGAGCGCTGGAACCCGGGCCCCGGCGTGGCGCTGGCCGACGCCGCGGAGCTCGCCGACCGCCCCGGCCACGTCACCCGGCCCGACGGCACGGTGCTGTTCGACCCCGCGGCGGCGCCGGCGCGGCTGCGGACGACGGCGGCGTTCGTGCACCGGCTGCTCACCGCGACCCGCTCCCGGGCGCCCCGGCTGGGCTGCTTCGGCCTGCACGAGTGGGCGATGGTCTACCGCACCGACGACGCCCGGCACCGCGACACGGTGCCGCTGCGCCTCGGGCGGGCGGGCACCGACGCCGTCGTCGAGTCGGCACGGATCAGCTGCACCCACTACGACGCCTACCGGTTCTTCACCGACGCCGCGGCCCCGCGCAACGAGCTCGTCCCGACCCGGGAGCGACAGGTCGAGATGGAGCAGCCGGGCTGTCTGCACGCGACGATGGACCTCTACAAGTGGGCCTACAAGCTCGCCCCGGCGGTGCCGTCGGAGGTCGTGGCCGACTGCTTCGCCCTGGCCGCGGACGTGCGCGAGCTGGACATGCGGGCCTCCCCCTACGACCTGTCCGCCCACGGGTTCGACCCGGTGCCGATCGAGACCCCCGCCGGGCGCGCCGAGTACGCCCGCGCCCAGGCCGGGTTCGCCGAGCGGGCGGCGCCGTTGCGCGAGGAGCTGATCGACCTCGCGGGGCGCCTCGCCGGGGCCGATGACCGTCCCGGGAACGACGACGGGGCCGCCGGGGAGGTCCCCG harbors:
- a CDS encoding hemolysin family protein, giving the protein MNDLLALLAAVALLGVNAFFVAAEFALISARKDRLEAMADDGSAGARRVLDASHDLSRMLAASQLGITIASLLLGRLGEPAVAHLIDGPLAAVGVPEAFAYPVAFAVSLMIVVVAHMMLGEMVPKNISIAGPERAAILLVPPFLVWTRVTRPFIDLFNAMANGTLRLVGVTPRDELETAFTTGELAEMLGDSRREGLLDDSESSRIERTLSSAEATVSDVVVALEDLVCLDAGPGGSTTVSALTEAVERTGYSRFPIRGAQGRLTGYLHVKDVLDLADSESATIPPQRVRSLPSVPASARLDEALATLRAARAHLARAVDERDTTVGVVTMEDLTEAFVGSVRDATHAPGTPA
- a CDS encoding 3-methyladenine DNA glycosylase, yielding MPTPSAPTTAVPVLDGAAWRARAAAHRERVAVWTVPHRERRRRGEPHPVWDFLFTYYSHRPAQLERWNPGPGVALADAAELADRPGHVTRPDGTVLFDPAAAPARLRTTAAFVHRLLTATRSRAPRLGCFGLHEWAMVYRTDDARHRDTVPLRLGRAGTDAVVESARISCTHYDAYRFFTDAAAPRNELVPTRERQVEMEQPGCLHATMDLYKWAYKLAPAVPSEVVADCFALAADVRELDMRASPYDLSAHGFDPVPIETPAGRAEYARAQAGFAERAAPLREELIDLAGRLAGADDRPGNDDGAAGEVPDGPATA